GCTGCCATCGCTGCTACGTCTGCCTGAGCGCAAGATTTTGGTGGTGGATGACAGCACTGCCAACCGGCAATTTCTGGCGGACTCTTTTCTGGAAATGGGTATACAGGCCGTATGTGCCGAAACTGCTCAGGAAGCCTTGGGTGAGATGCTGCGCGCGCAGCGTAGCGGCAATGCCTATGACCTCATCTTAATCGATGCCCACATGCCCGGTATGGATGGATTTGCCTTGCATAAGAAGATGGCAGAAACCATGCCGCCGCTTGCCGCCAAAGTCATCATGATGATTTCTGCTGGCATACGGGGGGATGCGGACCGTTGCCGCATGGCGGGCATAGAATTTTATATGAGCAAACCTGTCAGGTTGCCGGATTTAAGATCAACACTGGTATCGGCATTGGATATGGACAGCGATAATGTTGCCGACTCAGAACAGGCTGAAAATCCAGCGCCTTCATCGGTAAAAAGATTGTCTATCTTGCTGGCAGAAGATAATTTGATTAATCAGCAACTGGCTGTACGGCTACTTGAGAAGTCCGGGCACAGTGTCAAAGTCTGTGACAATGGCCAGGATGCCCTGAGTTTGGTTGAAACAGAAAAATTTGATGTCGTGCTCATGGATGTGCAAATGCCCGTGATGGATGGCATAGAGGCTTGCCTGGCAATCCGTGCCAGGGAAGAGCTGCGCGGCGGGCATCTGCCTGTCATTGCAATGACCGCCAACGTCATGGATGGGGACAGGGAGCGTTGTCTTGCTGCTGGTATGGACGATTATCTATCCAAGCCGATACAGTCAAAAAAACTGATGGATTGTATTGAAGCGGTATTGAGTGGACATCGGATAAGTCAGTTACTGGATGATCATTCGGGAGATGTTCTGCAGGTGTTACCTGAATTTGATTATGCAAAAGCCCTGGAAAAAACGGATGCTGAAGTGCTCGATATTGTGGGCAAGCTGGCTCTCACGAACATACCAGCCCAGCTTGCAGAAATTGCATCTGCATTGCATGCCAGCCATTTATCAGACCTGCAGCGCGCCGCCCATACTCTTAAAGGGGTTATGGGATACTTTGGAGCTACGCCCATCGTCGAATATGCGAAAAGAATTGAATTGAGTGCCAAGCAGGGGGAGTTGGAGGTGGCCCAGCGGCATTTTCAGTTATTGGAAGTGGAAACCAGAAAATTTCTGGTTCATTTGACGGATAAATTGGGAAAGCATGAGTGTTAGTTCTCTGGACATGTCACCTGTAGTCGCGATGAAAGTTACGTCCGGAGGAACTTGAGCTTCTTGCTTGAGGTCTTGATTGCTGCTCACTTATGCATATTCATCATCAAGCCATTGGATTCAGACATAAAAAACCCTGCAATGCAGGGTTTTTTATGTCTACAAAACTTACCAGAATTACTTGATTTTGGTTTCTTTGTAGATGACGTGCTTGCGTGCTTTAGGATCAAACTTCATGATCTCCATTTTTTCAGGCATAGTGCGCTTGTTTTTGGAGGTTGTGTAGAAGTGACCTGTACCAGCAGTCGATTCCAGCTTGATTTTGTCGCGACCAGATTTAGCCATGATATTTTCCTAACTATAGTTTAGCTTAAACTTTTTCGCCGCGAGCACGCAGGTCAGCCAAAACGGCATCGATGCCGATTTTGTCAATGACGCGCAGGCCAGCATTGGACAAACGCAGAGAAACCCAACGGTTTTCTGATTCTACGAAAAAGCGACGATTTTGCAGATTAGGCAAAAAGCGGCGTTTTGTTTTGTTGTTAGCGTGGGATACATTGTTGCCAACCATTGGCCCCTTCCCAGTCACTTGGCAGACACGTGCCATGTTTTACTCCTTAGACGATTCCGAAATTGGAAAAACGCAAGTATAAACAAAATTCCATGAAATATCAACGACTTGCGAAAAACAAGTGTGTCTTTTTTAAAAAATTAATTTAACAATTGAATTTTCCTGGTTTTTTCGCAGGTAAACGCGGGTGTAAACTGCGAGTGATAACAAAGTCTTATCTGCAACAATGGCTGGTCCAATGTTGCAAAATGGCTGGCCGGGCGGGGTTGATGCTCACATCAGGCCATGCTCTGCAAATGAATACACATTGGGATTGGCAACAATAAAATGATCCAGCACACGAACATCGATCAGTGCCAGTGCCTGCTTCAGGGTTTGAGTGAGGCTGATGTCTGCCTGACTTGGTTCGCAGGAGCCTGAAGGGTGGTTGTGTGCCAGTATGATGGCCGCGGCATTTTGCTGCAGGGCCGACTTCACCACCTCACGCGGATAGACGCTCGCATGATTGAGAGTGCCACGGAACAGTTCTTCAGCCTTGATCAGGCGGTTTTTAATATCCAGGAACAGGATGGCAAAAGACTCATGTGGTTTATTTCCTATCATCAGTTGCAGATAGTTTTTCACAGCCTGCGGCGATGATAGCGAGGCGTTTTCCTGCAGTTCTTCAGAAATCGCCCGTTTGGCCAGTTCCAGTACGGCATGTAACTGTGCATACTTGGCTGCTCCCAGCCCGTGTATGGAGGAAAAATCCTTCATATTTGCTGCAAAAAGGCCTGAAAGAGAGCCAAAGTGCTTGATCATATCGCGCCCCAGATCGACTGCGCTTTTTCCTTTGACGCCGACCCGGAGAAAAACAGCCAGTAATTCGGCGTCTGATAGTGCGCTTGCTCCATGCTTGATCAGGCGCTCACGCGGGCGTTGATCTTCTGGCCATTCTTTGATTGCCATCTAGCTTTTCCCCATAGAATTTGGTCCTTGTCTCTTCATAAGCTAAAGCTGGCTTACAATATCGGATTCTCAGCCTCATAAGCCCAGTTTCATATCATGTCTTCGAATGTTATCCCCACTGTGACACCCAACGCCTACCTGACCCTCCATTATCGCCTTGCGACGCTGGCTGGTGAAGATATACTCAGCACCTTCAAAGAGCGCCCAGCCACATTGCAACTGGGCACAGGGCAACTGGCACCAGAGCTGGAAGCATCCTTGCTGGGGCTCGAGGAAGGTTCTCATACCACCCAGGAACTGGCACCTGAAAAAGCCTTTGGGCCGCGCAACCCGGATTTGATACAAAGAGTATCGATGGCTACACTAAAAGAAAACTCTGCTTTTGGCGAGCAATATGTGATTGGCGACCTGGTTGAATTTGCCGCGCCTGCGGGTGGCAAGTTTGCCGGCATCTTGCGAGCGATTGACGATGAAGGTGCATTGTTTGACTTTAATCATCCTCTGGCCGGGCAGACCGTGCTGTTTGAAACAAAAATTATCGGGATTCTTTAATCAAAGCTTATGGACAAAGAAATCTTATTAGCCCAGCCGCGTGGATTTTGCGCTGGAGTAGATCGCGCCATCGAAATCGTCGAGCGTGCCTTGCAACAATTCGGTGCACCGATTTATGTCAGACATGAAATCGTGCACAACGCCTATGTCGTGAATGACTTGAAAAACAAGGGTGCGATTTTTATTGAA
This is a stretch of genomic DNA from Undibacterium sp. KW1. It encodes these proteins:
- the rpmG gene encoding 50S ribosomal protein L33, which gives rise to MAKSGRDKIKLESTAGTGHFYTTSKNKRTMPEKMEIMKFDPKARKHVIYKETKIK
- the rpmB gene encoding 50S ribosomal protein L28, which translates into the protein MARVCQVTGKGPMVGNNVSHANNKTKRRFLPNLQNRRFFVESENRWVSLRLSNAGLRVIDKIGIDAVLADLRARGEKV
- the radC gene encoding DNA repair protein RadC; translation: MAIKEWPEDQRPRERLIKHGASALSDAELLAVFLRVGVKGKSAVDLGRDMIKHFGSLSGLFAANMKDFSSIHGLGAAKYAQLHAVLELAKRAISEELQENASLSSPQAVKNYLQLMIGNKPHESFAILFLDIKNRLIKAEELFRGTLNHASVYPREVVKSALQQNAAAIILAHNHPSGSCEPSQADISLTQTLKQALALIDVRVLDHFIVANPNVYSFAEHGLM
- a CDS encoding peptidylprolyl isomerase, which translates into the protein MSSNVIPTVTPNAYLTLHYRLATLAGEDILSTFKERPATLQLGTGQLAPELEASLLGLEEGSHTTQELAPEKAFGPRNPDLIQRVSMATLKENSAFGEQYVIGDLVEFAAPAGGKFAGILRAIDDEGALFDFNHPLAGQTVLFETKIIGIL